One segment of Tamlana crocina DNA contains the following:
- a CDS encoding uroporphyrinogen-III synthase: MKVKTILVSQPEPKVENSPYFDLQEKQRVKIDFRPFIHVEGVPAKEVRQQKVDLSKYTAIILTSRNAVDHFFRVAKEMRFKVPDTLKYFCQSEAVAYYLQKYVVYRKRKIYVGKRTFAELSPLIKKYKDEKFLLPNTDKVKPEVPNTLDALGVDWKQATFYKTVVSDLSDLENVTYDVLVFFSPSGIESLFQNFPDFKQNNTRIAVFGNTTIKAVEEKGLRVDIAAPTPETPSMTMALEKYIEKVNKGK; this comes from the coding sequence ATGAAAGTGAAAACAATTTTAGTGTCTCAACCAGAACCAAAAGTTGAGAATTCGCCATATTTCGATTTACAGGAAAAACAACGCGTAAAAATTGATTTCAGACCATTTATCCACGTTGAAGGCGTACCCGCTAAAGAAGTAAGGCAACAAAAAGTAGATTTGAGCAAATACACGGCAATTATACTTACCAGTAGAAATGCCGTAGACCATTTTTTTAGAGTTGCTAAAGAGATGCGCTTTAAAGTACCAGATACCTTAAAGTACTTTTGCCAATCGGAAGCTGTTGCATACTACCTTCAAAAATACGTGGTATACAGAAAACGTAAAATTTATGTGGGCAAACGTACATTTGCCGAGCTTTCGCCGTTAATCAAAAAGTATAAAGACGAAAAGTTTCTGCTACCAAATACCGATAAGGTGAAGCCCGAAGTACCTAACACTTTAGATGCACTTGGTGTAGATTGGAAACAAGCTACTTTTTACAAAACGGTGGTTAGTGATTTGTCTGATTTGGAGAATGTGACCTACGATGTTTTAGTGTTCTTTAGCCCATCTGGAATTGAATCGTTATTTCAAAACTTCCCAGATTTTAAGCAAAACAACACCCGGATTGCTGTATTTGGAAACACGACCATAAAGGCTGTTGAGGAAAAAGGACTTCGAGTAGATATCGCTGCCCCAACCCCCGAAACACCATCAATGACC
- a CDS encoding dihydroorotase, which yields MKKTTLIKNANIVNEGTVFSGDILIEGEFIKRIADSISPKSADVNVVDAEGKYILPGAIDDQVHFREPGLTQKANIETESKAAIAGGITSFIEMPNTNPQTTTIEKLEEKFKIAEKTSSANYSFMFGGTNDNLDEILKLESGQVAGLKLFLGSSTGNMLVDDPEVLEKIFKSTDMVISVHCEDEGTIKSNFKKYHDKYGDDIPIKYHPEIRSEEACYLSSSTAIELAKKTGARLHIFHLSTGKETELFSNKIPLKDKKITAEVCIHHLWFSDEDYEKKGTLIKWNPAVKKALDREQLWEALLDDRIDVIATDHAPHTIKEKNNVYTSAPSGGPLVQHALPAMLEMYHRGKITLEKVVEKMCHNPAILFQVEKRGYIREGYYADLVMVDLNNPWTVNKDNILYKCGWSPFEGTTFKSRITHTFLNGSLVYQNSKFSKEKAAKRLTFDR from the coding sequence ATGAAAAAAACTACTTTAATAAAGAATGCCAATATTGTAAATGAAGGCACTGTTTTTAGTGGCGATATTTTAATTGAGGGCGAATTTATAAAGCGTATAGCCGATTCCATTAGTCCGAAATCGGCAGATGTAAATGTGGTGGATGCCGAAGGTAAATACATTTTACCCGGAGCTATAGACGATCAAGTGCACTTTAGGGAACCGGGGCTAACGCAAAAGGCAAATATCGAGACGGAAAGTAAGGCGGCGATTGCCGGAGGTATAACCTCGTTTATTGAAATGCCCAATACCAACCCGCAAACCACCACCATTGAAAAGCTTGAAGAAAAATTTAAAATAGCCGAAAAAACATCTTCGGCCAACTATTCGTTTATGTTTGGTGGCACCAACGATAATTTAGACGAAATTTTAAAACTGGAATCTGGACAAGTAGCGGGACTAAAATTGTTTTTGGGCTCTTCAACGGGCAATATGTTAGTTGATGATCCGGAAGTGTTGGAAAAGATTTTCAAAAGTACCGATATGGTTATTTCGGTGCATTGCGAGGATGAAGGCACTATAAAAAGCAATTTTAAAAAATACCACGATAAGTATGGTGATGATATTCCTATTAAATATCACCCTGAAATAAGAAGCGAAGAGGCTTGTTATCTGTCGTCTTCAACAGCTATTGAATTGGCCAAAAAAACAGGGGCGCGTCTGCATATTTTTCACCTTTCAACCGGGAAGGAAACAGAATTGTTTAGCAATAAAATTCCTTTAAAAGATAAAAAAATAACTGCCGAAGTTTGTATTCACCACCTGTGGTTTTCAGATGAAGATTACGAGAAAAAAGGTACACTTATTAAGTGGAACCCCGCCGTAAAGAAGGCTTTAGACCGTGAGCAATTATGGGAAGCCCTTTTAGATGATAGGATTGATGTGATAGCTACAGACCATGCGCCACATACTATAAAGGAGAAAAATAACGTTTATACCAGTGCGCCGTCGGGTGGACCATTAGTACAACATGCTTTACCAGCCATGCTGGAAATGTATCACCGTGGAAAAATAACTTTGGAAAAAGTGGTTGAAAAAATGTGCCACAATCCAGCCATTTTATTCCAAGTAGAAAAGCGTGGTTACATTCGTGAGGGCTATTATGCCGATTTGGTAATGGTTGATTTGAACAACCCATGGACGGTAAATAAAGACAATATTTTATACAAGTGCGGATGGTCGCCATTTGAGGGCACAACCTTTAAATCGAGAATTACACATACCTTTTTAAATGGTAGTTTGGTGTATCAAAATTCAAAGTTTAGCAAAGAAAAAGCGGCTAAACGATTAACGTTCGATAGATGA
- a CDS encoding polyprenol monophosphomannose synthase: MAKIVVIIPTYNEIDNIEAIIRAVLSQAENIDVLIVDDNSPDLTGLKVKELQKEFYSRLFLETRKEKAGLGTAYIHGFKWSLERAYDYIFEMDADFSHNPNDILRLYEACKEQNAHMAIGSRYVKGVNVVNWPMARVLMSYFASKYVRLITGMKIHDATAGFVCYKRHVLESIDLNKVKFIGYAFQIEMKFKAYIKNFKIAEVPVIFTDRTKGESKLSSGIISEAIFGVISMKLKSLFKK; this comes from the coding sequence ATGGCCAAAATTGTTGTAATTATCCCAACATATAATGAGATTGATAATATTGAAGCTATTATCAGGGCTGTACTTTCGCAGGCGGAAAACATTGATGTGTTGATAGTTGACGATAATTCGCCAGATTTAACGGGGTTAAAAGTAAAAGAACTACAAAAAGAATTTTACAGCCGTTTGTTTTTGGAAACGCGAAAGGAAAAAGCAGGTTTGGGTACGGCTTACATACATGGTTTTAAGTGGAGTTTAGAGCGGGCGTACGATTACATTTTTGAAATGGATGCCGACTTTTCGCACAACCCCAACGATATTTTAAGACTATACGAAGCCTGTAAAGAACAAAACGCCCATATGGCCATTGGTTCCAGATATGTTAAGGGTGTTAATGTGGTAAACTGGCCCATGGCACGTGTGCTCATGTCCTACTTCGCATCAAAATATGTGCGCCTCATTACTGGGATGAAAATCCATGATGCCACAGCCGGTTTTGTGTGTTACAAAAGGCACGTTTTGGAAAGTATTGATCTTAATAAAGTGAAATTTATTGGTTATGCTTTTCAAATTGAAATGAAATTTAAAGCGTATATTAAAAACTTTAAAATTGCTGAAGTGCCTGTTATTTTTACCGATAGAACCAAAGGCGAATCGAAGTTGAGTTCAGGAATTATTTCAGAAGCCATTTTTGGAGTGATTTCTATGAAATTGAAAAGTTTGTTTAAAAAATAG
- a CDS encoding DUF4296 domain-containing protein, producing the protein MIFRKLIGVIGLLFFVVACNRLKAPDKPKNLLSKKEMVNIIIDAKIISSASSINKRTMQDSGVVVNDYVFKRHNIDSLQFAESNNYYAFHVKEYDAIYTMVSDSLEKLKEKLKEQEAEEWKTQTKREEDSLKAIKKDTIEEVVKVVDSLKLKQRDSLTEKLLQKRVKEGKGLIAPILDTVSLQN; encoded by the coding sequence ATGATTTTTAGAAAATTAATAGGTGTTATTGGCTTGCTTTTTTTTGTTGTGGCATGCAACAGATTGAAAGCCCCCGATAAACCCAAAAATCTCCTTTCAAAAAAGGAAATGGTCAACATCATAATTGACGCCAAAATAATTTCTTCGGCTAGTTCCATTAACAAAAGAACGATGCAGGACAGCGGAGTGGTGGTTAATGATTATGTGTTTAAGCGCCATAATATTGATAGTTTGCAGTTTGCTGAAAGCAATAACTATTACGCCTTTCACGTGAAGGAATATGATGCTATTTACACCATGGTTTCCGATAGTTTGGAAAAACTGAAGGAAAAGCTAAAAGAGCAGGAGGCTGAAGAGTGGAAAACACAAACCAAGCGAGAGGAAGACTCTTTGAAAGCGATTAAAAAAGATACGATAGAGGAGGTTGTGAAAGTTGTAGATTCTTTAAAGTTGAAGCAAAGGGATTCGTTGACCGAAAAATTGCTTCAAAAAAGGGTAAAGGAAGGCAAAGGTTTAATTGCCCCTATTTTAGATACTGTTTCCCTACAGAATTAA
- a CDS encoding DUF4271 domain-containing protein encodes MLRHIVSNELFTILMVIGLVVVAAAKLTAPKRFDDFVLVLGNDKYLKIYSREQKFFDKFDALLFTNLVLSVLVFCFIGMRHIKEHYQLSMDDMFKLLVGIAVFILIKVLAERLIGSLFEIDKLIDQYIFHKISFKNYLGLILLPINALLLFSFTPNTSLIYGIIILLLILNIVGLTSSFKEHQSLIKHNIFYFILYLCALEIAPYVILYKVFIDK; translated from the coding sequence ATGTTACGCCATATAGTTTCAAACGAATTATTTACCATTCTTATGGTTATTGGGTTGGTGGTAGTTGCGGCCGCAAAACTAACCGCTCCAAAGCGTTTTGACGACTTTGTTTTGGTTTTGGGCAACGATAAATACCTTAAAATTTACTCTCGCGAGCAAAAATTCTTCGATAAGTTTGATGCCCTGCTCTTTACCAATTTGGTGCTTTCGGTATTGGTGTTCTGCTTTATAGGCATGCGCCATATTAAAGAACACTACCAACTTTCAATGGACGACATGTTTAAATTACTAGTAGGTATCGCGGTTTTTATTTTAATAAAAGTACTTGCCGAACGCCTTATTGGGAGCCTTTTTGAAATTGATAAATTAATTGACCAATACATTTTTCACAAAATAAGCTTTAAAAATTACCTAGGTCTTATTTTATTGCCCATAAATGCTTTATTGCTTTTTAGTTTCACACCAAATACATCATTAATTTACGGCATTATTATCTTACTGTTAATTTTAAATATTGTAGGATTAACAAGTTCTTTTAAAGAGCATCAAAGTTTAATAAAACACAACATATTTTATTTTATTTTATATCTTTGCGCTCTCGAAATTGCGCCTTATGTAATTTTATATAAGGTGTTTATCGATAAATAA